A window of the Lysinibacillus irui genome harbors these coding sequences:
- a CDS encoding flagellin N-terminal helical domain-containing protein has translation MLGKWSATGMSILNNMNRHYGAMSKAMLRISSGYRINSAADDPAGLAISEKMRAQIRGLNMAAKNIQDGISLVQTAEGALNETHAMIQRMRELAVEAANDTLTDEDRQQLDLEFQELKKEIQRISSDTEFNTKTLLNGDHEKDGIKIQAGANAGQHIELFINGMGSEALGLKDVSIATREEADQAISSMDDALKRVSTERSRLGAYQNRLEHAYNANVNTAENLQAAESRIRDADIAKEMMNMVKAQILMQASQYVLAMHMQQAQSILKLLEVGKK, from the coding sequence ATGCTTGGGAAGTGGTCAGCTACAGGGATGTCGATCCTCAATAATATGAATCGGCATTATGGAGCGATGAGTAAGGCGATGCTACGTATTTCTTCAGGCTATCGAATTAATAGTGCGGCGGATGATCCAGCAGGATTGGCGATTTCTGAGAAGATGCGAGCTCAAATTCGGGGCTTGAATATGGCGGCTAAAAATATACAGGATGGCATTTCTCTTGTGCAGACAGCAGAGGGGGCATTGAATGAAACTCATGCGATGATTCAGCGTATGCGCGAGCTAGCAGTGGAGGCGGCAAATGATACGCTAACGGATGAGGATCGTCAACAGCTAGATTTGGAATTTCAAGAATTAAAGAAGGAAATTCAGCGTATATCTTCGGATACAGAGTTTAATACGAAGACATTACTAAATGGAGATCATGAAAAAGATGGTATTAAAATTCAGGCAGGGGCTAATGCTGGGCAGCATATTGAATTATTTATCAATGGAATGGGGTCTGAAGCACTTGGCTTGAAGGACGTTTCGATTGCTACTCGTGAGGAAGCGGATCAAGCTATTTCTTCCATGGATGATGCTTTAAAGCGAGTTTCCACTGAACGATCTCGTTTAGGTGCTTACCAAAACCGTTTGGAGCATGCCTACAATGCTAATGTTAACACCGCAGAGAATTTACAAGCAGCTGAGTCCCGAATTCGGGATGCAGATATTGCGAAAGAGATGATGAATATGGTTAAGGCCCAGATTTTAATGCAGGCAAGTCAATATGTTTTGGCCATGCATATGCAACAAGCACAATCCATTTTAAAATTATTAGAAGTCGGAAAAAAATGA
- the csaB gene encoding polysaccharide pyruvyl transferase CsaB: MHVVLSGYYGFDNVGDDAILLSIIQSLKKWQSDIEITVLSNNPAATEQTYGVKAVNRWKMKEIRQLLKTADGLISGGGSLMQDQTGMKTIPYYAGVIQIAKWLKKPVFVYAQGMGPINHPLSKFIVRKVFNKVEQITVRDKASQALLTEIGVRKETTIVPDPVMGLNGSDFRCDWLEKVALAPKSYIAVSVRDWPSTVAYKEKIAHSLDELARQGEQIVFLPMHGEHDFVTSQEVAGLMKETSITAPAELSIEEKIAVIGQSQLLIGMRLHSLIFSAIYATPFIAVSYDPKIDAFADIVGQPVVGHVEVDNWNGVTLFEQAVSILESYTTVQENMRQAVLPLQTEATATAKLALEAFAK, encoded by the coding sequence ATGCACGTTGTTTTATCTGGCTATTATGGATTTGATAATGTCGGTGATGATGCTATTCTGCTGTCCATTATCCAATCTTTAAAGAAATGGCAGAGTGATATTGAGATCACAGTATTATCGAATAACCCAGCAGCTACTGAGCAAACATACGGTGTCAAAGCCGTTAATCGTTGGAAGATGAAAGAAATTCGCCAACTGCTGAAAACGGCTGATGGACTTATTAGCGGCGGCGGTAGTCTTATGCAGGATCAGACAGGAATGAAAACCATTCCTTACTATGCAGGTGTTATTCAAATCGCCAAATGGTTGAAGAAGCCAGTATTTGTTTACGCCCAAGGTATGGGGCCGATCAATCACCCACTAAGTAAATTCATTGTTCGTAAAGTCTTTAATAAGGTCGAGCAAATTACAGTAAGAGATAAAGCCTCTCAAGCGCTTTTAACTGAGATTGGTGTGCGCAAAGAGACAACGATTGTACCAGATCCTGTTATGGGGCTTAATGGTAGTGACTTTCGTTGTGATTGGCTAGAAAAGGTTGCCTTAGCACCTAAAAGCTATATCGCTGTCAGTGTTCGTGACTGGCCATCAACAGTAGCGTACAAAGAAAAAATTGCTCACAGCCTAGACGAATTAGCGCGTCAAGGTGAGCAAATTGTCTTCTTACCGATGCATGGTGAGCATGATTTTGTAACTTCACAGGAAGTAGCAGGGCTGATGAAAGAAACGAGTATAACTGCTCCTGCTGAATTATCGATTGAGGAGAAAATTGCCGTGATTGGACAATCCCAATTATTAATTGGAATGCGTCTACATTCCTTAATTTTCTCTGCCATTTACGCGACACCTTTTATTGCGGTTTCATACGATCCAAAAATCGATGCATTTGCTGACATTGTCGGCCAACCCGTTGTTGGACATGTTGAAGTAGATAATTGGAATGGTGTAACATTATTTGAACAAGCTGTCTCAATCCTTGAATCTTATACAACGGTTCAAGAAAACATGCGTCAGGCCGTTCTACCTTTACAAACTGAAGCAACAGCAACCGCTAAATTAGCACTCGAAGCTTTTGCAAAATAA